One Streptomyces sp. L2 genomic window carries:
- a CDS encoding LuxR C-terminal-related transcriptional regulator has product MVRAVTPDDETPGHPAGRDIDPLGDPFLRTRFVLPARPVTFLRRERLAEHLERALPAPLVMVNGAAGAGKTLFVADCAAHRERPVAWLTVDDAVHEPGMFWAYLIEALHSTAVPMPADVGFPSDARQVDRTLLTRLAARLSSDGTGVTMVIDEYDKAAPEVSEQLAFVREHAGPDFGLVLVTRTEPLLPLHRYRASGELAEIRDAELAFTPREAVTLLELHGLRVSLAAAGALVDRTRGWAAGLRLCALAARQSPDPERYLKEFEAGHSTVADFLLAEVLQRQPGNTQDLLLRVSVCERFCADLADALTGRQDAARILAELHHVNAFVEDLGHSWYRLHPLFREILRVHLRERSPGLEPELHRRAARWLRRSGALPDMVVHGAAGGDWEFTSRALVDDLAIGQLFTGLRSEDLTRLFAGMESASTGPETDLVQAARDLSRHDLDRGLTHLRHAREHLDAERTHPPAVRLSCALLEALAARLSGSPHRAEQAVRAAGELQREVPVHLLDRHRELPALLLTHVGSTRLWAGRLDDARAALTKVTGDRGGASTAVPRQESLVHLALIDYLDGWPDRARNHVSAARAETERFSLPEDADSGLGGLVLAAVAVERDELDEAQTLLDRTPARETPDPVAAAGRSLVTARLLLARGRARAAMAATATDLPTDVASPWVAGHAALVESSAHLAEGRPEAAAEVLRGLDAEQPVCAVGVARARLAAGDSSTALEVLDAMPGAQHVGPAVRVRATLLRAQAAHAAGDESATHRLLAEALLTGRRDTLRRAFRETGPWMAPLLARTPLRELAAGWLVPRDTGPGAEAEAAPVLVERLSERECDVLVRLARMMSTEEIAADLFVSVNTVKTHIKNLHRKLAVNRRTDAVRQARRLGLL; this is encoded by the coding sequence GTGGTGAGAGCCGTGACCCCCGACGACGAGACCCCTGGACACCCGGCGGGCCGGGACATCGATCCGCTGGGCGATCCGTTTCTGAGGACCCGCTTCGTCCTGCCCGCGAGACCCGTGACGTTCCTGCGTCGCGAACGGCTCGCCGAACACCTGGAGCGCGCGTTGCCGGCACCGCTGGTGATGGTCAACGGAGCCGCCGGGGCGGGCAAGACCTTGTTCGTCGCCGACTGCGCCGCGCACCGCGAGCGGCCGGTCGCCTGGCTGACCGTGGACGACGCGGTGCACGAGCCGGGCATGTTCTGGGCCTATCTGATCGAGGCCCTGCACAGCACGGCGGTGCCGATGCCCGCCGACGTCGGATTCCCCTCCGACGCACGGCAGGTGGACCGGACCCTGCTGACCCGGCTGGCGGCACGGCTGAGCAGCGACGGCACCGGCGTGACCATGGTGATCGACGAGTATGACAAAGCCGCGCCCGAGGTCTCAGAACAACTGGCGTTCGTCCGGGAGCACGCCGGGCCGGATTTCGGCCTGGTCCTGGTCACCCGCACGGAACCGCTGCTGCCGCTCCACCGCTACCGGGCCTCCGGCGAACTCGCCGAGATCAGGGACGCCGAGCTGGCCTTCACGCCCCGGGAAGCCGTCACGCTCCTGGAACTGCACGGGCTGCGGGTGTCCCTCGCGGCGGCCGGCGCCCTGGTGGACCGCACCCGGGGCTGGGCCGCGGGTCTGCGCCTGTGCGCCCTGGCCGCCCGGCAGAGTCCGGACCCCGAGCGCTACCTGAAGGAGTTCGAAGCAGGCCACAGCACGGTCGCCGACTTCCTGCTCGCCGAGGTGCTCCAGCGGCAGCCCGGCAACACGCAGGACCTGCTGCTGCGCGTCAGCGTCTGCGAGCGCTTCTGCGCCGACCTCGCCGACGCGCTGACCGGTCGCCAGGACGCCGCGCGCATCCTGGCGGAACTGCATCACGTGAACGCCTTCGTCGAGGACCTCGGCCACTCCTGGTACCGCCTGCACCCGCTGTTCCGGGAGATCCTCCGCGTCCACCTGCGCGAGCGCAGCCCCGGTCTGGAGCCGGAACTGCACCGGCGGGCCGCGCGCTGGCTGCGCCGGTCCGGGGCCCTGCCGGACATGGTCGTGCACGGCGCGGCCGGGGGCGACTGGGAGTTCACCTCCCGGGCGCTGGTGGACGACCTGGCGATCGGGCAGCTGTTCACCGGACTGCGCTCCGAGGACCTCACCCGGCTGTTCGCCGGCATGGAGTCCGCCTCGACCGGTCCGGAGACCGACCTCGTCCAGGCCGCCCGGGACCTGTCCCGGCACGACCTCGACCGGGGTCTTACCCATCTGCGGCACGCCAGGGAGCACCTGGACGCCGAGCGGACGCACCCCCCGGCGGTCCGGCTCAGCTGCGCCCTGCTGGAGGCCCTGGCGGCCCGGCTGTCCGGGTCCCCGCACCGCGCGGAACAGGCGGTACGGGCGGCCGGGGAACTCCAGCGGGAGGTCCCCGTCCACCTGCTGGACCGGCACCGCGAGCTGCCGGCCCTGCTCCTGACCCATGTCGGCTCAACCCGGCTGTGGGCGGGCCGGCTGGACGACGCGCGAGCCGCTCTGACCAAGGTGACCGGCGACCGCGGAGGTGCCTCGACAGCGGTGCCCCGGCAGGAGTCACTGGTCCACCTGGCTCTGATCGACTATCTCGACGGATGGCCGGACCGGGCCCGGAACCATGTGTCGGCCGCGAGGGCGGAGACCGAACGATTCAGCCTGCCCGAGGACGCCGACTCAGGTCTCGGGGGACTGGTCCTGGCGGCGGTCGCCGTCGAACGCGACGAGCTGGACGAGGCGCAGACGCTGCTCGACCGGACGCCCGCCCGCGAGACGCCGGACCCGGTGGCGGCCGCGGGACGGTCGCTCGTGACGGCCCGTCTGCTGCTGGCCCGTGGCCGGGCACGCGCCGCGATGGCCGCGACCGCCACGGATCTGCCGACCGACGTCGCGTCACCGTGGGTGGCGGGCCATGCCGCCCTGGTCGAGTCCTCCGCCCACCTTGCCGAGGGCCGGCCGGAGGCCGCCGCGGAGGTGCTGCGGGGTCTGGACGCCGAGCAGCCCGTGTGCGCGGTGGGCGTGGCGCGGGCGCGCCTCGCGGCGGGCGACTCGTCGACGGCCCTGGAGGTGCTCGACGCGATGCCCGGCGCCCAGCACGTCGGCCCCGCGGTGCGAGTCCGCGCGACGCTGCTGCGGGCGCAGGCCGCACACGCCGCCGGTGACGAGTCCGCCACCCACCGGCTGCTCGCAGAGGCCCTGCTGACCGGCCGACGCGACACTCTGCGGCGGGCGTTCCGCGAAACCGGCCCGTGGATGGCGCCGCTCCTGGCGCGGACGCCCCTGCGGGAACTCGCCGCCGGATGGCTCGTACCGCGTGACACCGGGCCCGGTGCGGAAGCCGAGGCCGCGCCCGTCCTGGTCGAACGACTGAGTGAACGTGAGTGCGATGTGCTCGTGCGGCTCGCCCGCATGATGTCCACCGAGGAGATCGCCGCCGACCTCTTCGTGTCCGTCAACACGGTCAAGACCCACATCAAGAACCTCCACCGGAAGCTCGCGGTGAACCGGCGGACCGACGCGGTGCGCCAGGCACGCCGGCTGGGACTCCTCTGA
- a CDS encoding glycoside hydrolase family 15 protein, translated as MNAYPPIADHGMIGDLQTAALVSSGGEIDWWCTPRFDSPSLFASLLDSERGGHCHLGVDLPSGSGTTVRQLYLSDTAVLVTRFMAPEGVGEVADFMPPLDSPAPRDRHSLIRIARVVRGTMPFSFACRPRFDYGRAPHVLAPAGEHAAVFRGPGTDLHVRSTTGFALRADGDDVVSRFTLSAGEAAAVVLTSTAGGGSAPPPPSLEGITGDLEACRSFWLSWLRSCTYRGRWQDMVNRSAITLKLLTYAPTGAPIAAATMGLPEQIGGERNWDYRYTWVRDGSLSVRALIDLGFHEEAHAFRRWLRDRIEVRETVREDPLQIMYRVDGDPYLTEEVLDHFEGYRGSHPVRAGNAAADQLQLDIYGEASDALIVGGDIGAIRGWQALSDVLDWLADHWDQPDEGIWETRGGRQDFTYSRLMTWVAFDRGIRAARAFSRPGDTARWTGARDAVFRQIVERGWHEKRQAFVQHYDTDVLDASLLLMPRVGFLSPRDPDWLSTLDAMDGELVSDSLVYRYDPAASPDGLRGSEGTFNLCSFFYVEALARSGRLAQARYAFDKMLTYANPVGLFAEEIGPSGEQLGNFPQAFTHLALVTAAMALDEELAGAAAGGPRDGGRHRPAIRALKVPAESTHEVPAESTHASHGSG; from the coding sequence GTGAACGCATACCCGCCCATCGCCGATCACGGCATGATCGGTGACCTGCAGACAGCCGCCCTGGTCTCCTCCGGCGGAGAGATCGACTGGTGGTGCACCCCCCGCTTCGACTCTCCCAGCCTGTTCGCGTCCCTGCTGGACAGCGAGCGCGGCGGGCACTGCCACCTCGGCGTGGACCTTCCGTCCGGCAGCGGTACGACGGTCCGCCAGCTCTATCTGTCCGACACGGCCGTCCTGGTCACCCGCTTCATGGCACCCGAGGGCGTCGGCGAGGTGGCCGACTTCATGCCGCCTCTCGACTCCCCGGCGCCGCGGGACCGGCACAGCCTGATACGGATCGCGCGCGTGGTCCGCGGCACGATGCCCTTCAGCTTCGCCTGCCGGCCGCGCTTCGACTACGGCCGTGCCCCGCACGTCCTGGCCCCGGCCGGCGAGCACGCGGCGGTCTTCCGCGGCCCGGGTACGGACCTGCACGTGCGGTCCACCACCGGTTTCGCCCTGCGGGCGGACGGCGACGACGTCGTCTCGCGGTTCACCCTGAGTGCCGGTGAGGCGGCCGCCGTCGTGCTGACCAGCACGGCGGGCGGCGGTTCCGCACCACCGCCCCCCTCGCTGGAGGGGATCACCGGCGACCTGGAGGCGTGCCGCTCCTTCTGGCTGTCCTGGCTGCGCTCGTGCACCTACCGCGGGCGCTGGCAGGACATGGTGAACCGTTCGGCGATCACCCTCAAGCTGCTCACCTACGCGCCGACCGGGGCCCCGATCGCGGCAGCCACCATGGGGCTGCCGGAACAGATCGGCGGTGAACGCAACTGGGACTACCGGTACACCTGGGTCCGGGACGGGTCGCTGTCCGTCCGGGCGCTGATCGACCTGGGGTTCCACGAGGAGGCGCACGCCTTCCGCCGCTGGCTGCGGGACCGCATCGAGGTCCGGGAGACCGTCCGGGAGGACCCGCTGCAGATCATGTACCGCGTCGACGGCGACCCCTACCTCACGGAGGAGGTCCTGGACCACTTCGAGGGGTACCGGGGATCGCACCCGGTGCGGGCAGGCAACGCGGCGGCCGACCAGCTGCAGCTCGACATCTACGGAGAGGCGTCGGACGCCCTGATCGTGGGCGGGGACATCGGCGCCATCCGCGGCTGGCAGGCGCTGAGCGACGTCCTGGACTGGCTGGCCGACCACTGGGACCAGCCGGACGAGGGCATCTGGGAGACGCGCGGCGGCCGGCAGGACTTCACCTACAGCCGGCTGATGACCTGGGTGGCGTTCGACCGCGGTATCCGCGCGGCCCGCGCCTTCTCCCGGCCGGGCGACACGGCGCGCTGGACCGGGGCGCGCGACGCGGTGTTCCGGCAGATCGTGGAGCGGGGCTGGCACGAGAAGCGTCAGGCCTTCGTCCAGCACTACGACACCGACGTCCTGGACGCCTCCCTGCTGCTCATGCCCAGGGTCGGCTTCCTGTCGCCGCGGGACCCGGACTGGCTCAGCACCCTCGACGCCATGGACGGGGAGCTGGTCAGCGACAGCCTGGTCTACCGCTACGACCCCGCGGCCTCCCCCGACGGCCTGCGCGGGTCGGAGGGCACCTTCAACCTGTGCAGCTTCTTCTACGTGGAAGCGCTGGCCCGCAGCGGCAGACTCGCACAGGCCCGGTACGCCTTCGACAAGATGCTCACCTACGCCAACCCGGTCGGCCTGTTCGCCGAGGAGATCGGTCCGTCGGGTGAGCAACTGGGCAACTTCCCGCAGGCGTTCACCCACCTCGCCCTGGTGACCGCTGCCATGGCGCTGGACGAGGAGCTGGCGGGGGCGGCGGCCGGCGGGCCCCGGGACGGAGGACGGCACCGCCCGGCGATCCGTGCTCTCAAGGTGCCCGCCGAGAGCACTCACGAGGTGCCCGCCGAGAGCACTCACGCGAGCCACGGCAGTGGCTGA
- a CDS encoding MFS transporter, translating into MAEQAARHGPAGPRRALAALALAQFICSFAGSNMNVMINDISEDLDTTVQGVQVVITVFLVVMAALMIPGGKLTDRYGRKRCFLTGLVVYAIGALLSAAAPGLGVLILGNSILEGIGTALLIPPVYILTTLLYPDGTSRARAFGIIMAMGGVGAATGPLIGGLITTGISWRAAFVFQALVIVVIIVLSRRIDDPLPPDPARSFDVFGAVLSATGLVLVVMGILAADNALWLTVALLALGAAVLAWFFHSARAKEASGGEPLLSVGLFRDRVSNLGLATQNIQWLLLMGTSFTVAAYLQTVRHYDAIRTGVVFTAATLGLLVTSLSAERLAARRAPRTLIMAGFLVCDAGVAALIALVAAFSTAWAFVPGLLLIGLGLGLMLTPSVNVVQSQFPEQRQGEISGLSRSVSNLGSSFGTAIAGTILVSGLSKGAYAAAMITLAVAGLAGLAAAARLPRAQGASPAPVRRRVRRSPDVYGHQG; encoded by the coding sequence GTGGCTGAGCAGGCGGCGCGACACGGGCCGGCCGGCCCTCGACGGGCCCTGGCCGCGCTGGCCCTCGCCCAGTTCATCTGCAGTTTCGCCGGCTCCAACATGAACGTGATGATCAACGACATCAGCGAGGACCTGGACACCACCGTCCAGGGCGTGCAGGTGGTCATCACCGTCTTCCTGGTCGTGATGGCGGCACTCATGATCCCCGGCGGGAAACTGACCGACCGCTACGGCCGCAAACGCTGCTTCCTGACGGGCCTGGTGGTCTACGCGATCGGCGCCCTGCTGAGCGCGGCGGCCCCCGGCCTGGGCGTCCTGATCCTCGGCAACTCCATCCTCGAGGGCATCGGCACCGCCCTGCTCATCCCGCCGGTGTACATCCTCACGACCCTGCTCTACCCGGACGGCACGTCACGGGCCCGCGCCTTCGGCATCATCATGGCGATGGGCGGCGTGGGCGCCGCCACCGGCCCCCTCATCGGCGGCCTGATCACGACCGGCATCAGCTGGCGCGCGGCCTTCGTGTTCCAGGCCCTGGTCATCGTGGTGATCATCGTCCTCAGCCGCCGTATCGACGATCCGCTGCCGCCGGATCCCGCCCGCTCGTTCGACGTCTTCGGCGCGGTGCTCTCGGCGACGGGCCTCGTCCTCGTCGTCATGGGCATCCTGGCCGCGGACAACGCCCTCTGGCTCACCGTCGCCCTCCTGGCCCTGGGAGCGGCTGTCCTCGCGTGGTTCTTCCACTCGGCGCGCGCCAAGGAGGCCTCCGGCGGGGAGCCACTGCTGTCGGTCGGCCTGTTCCGCGACCGTGTCTCCAACCTCGGGCTGGCCACCCAGAACATCCAGTGGCTGCTGCTCATGGGCACGTCGTTCACGGTGGCGGCCTACCTGCAGACGGTGCGCCACTACGACGCCATCCGGACCGGGGTCGTGTTCACGGCGGCGACGCTCGGGCTCCTGGTCACGTCCCTGTCCGCCGAGCGGCTTGCCGCGCGGCGTGCCCCGCGCACCCTGATCATGGCCGGCTTCCTCGTGTGCGACGCCGGTGTGGCGGCGCTGATCGCCCTGGTCGCGGCGTTCTCCACCGCCTGGGCCTTCGTTCCCGGGCTGCTGCTGATCGGACTCGGGCTGGGTCTCATGCTGACGCCGTCGGTCAACGTCGTGCAGTCGCAGTTCCCGGAGCAGCGGCAGGGGGAGATCTCCGGGCTGTCCCGCAGCGTGTCCAACCTCGGTTCGTCCTTCGGGACCGCCATCGCCGGCACGATCCTGGTCTCCGGACTGTCGAAGGGCGCGTACGCGGCGGCGATGATCACCCTGGCCGTCGCCGGACTCGCCGGACTCGCCGCGGCCGCGCGCCTTCCCCGCGCACAGGGCGCCTCTCCCGCGCCGGTGCGGCGGAGGGTGCGGCGGAGTCCGGACGTGTACGGGCACCAGGGCTGA
- a CDS encoding YhjD/YihY/BrkB family envelope integrity protein, with protein MGFDRSMALASSAFTALIPLAILLGAVLGDLVHVDAAERIIRRYDLSGAGADAVNLLFAPAQGGSSPSTGVFGVLFLTISVLSFARAAQRLLEQTWELRPLSVRNSRNGLWWILTLAGYTLVSGWISAVLGGRVAGLPAALCQIPLTAVFLTVSGRLLSARRITWRALIPFGAAGALLLSAYSWGAALYLPRLFNSYADRYGVVGGVFAMLSALFSAMFVLVVSAALGRETADELDRIRQHRQPSEHEVRQEWAAMVEQTRSRWRRARADVSRHRRRRSTS; from the coding sequence GTGGGGTTCGACCGCTCGATGGCCCTGGCGTCCAGCGCCTTCACGGCGCTGATTCCGCTCGCCATCCTGCTCGGCGCCGTCCTGGGCGACCTCGTGCACGTCGACGCGGCGGAACGGATCATCAGGCGCTACGACCTCAGCGGCGCCGGGGCCGACGCGGTGAACCTCCTCTTCGCGCCCGCGCAGGGCGGCAGCAGTCCGAGCACCGGAGTCTTCGGCGTCCTCTTCCTGACGATCTCGGTGCTGAGCTTCGCGCGGGCCGCGCAGCGCCTCCTGGAGCAGACCTGGGAACTGAGACCGCTGAGCGTCCGCAACTCCCGCAACGGCCTGTGGTGGATCCTCACCCTCGCCGGCTACACCCTGGTCAGTGGATGGATCTCCGCGGTCCTCGGCGGCCGGGTGGCCGGTCTGCCGGCCGCCTTGTGCCAGATCCCGCTGACGGCGGTCTTCCTCACCGTCAGCGGCAGGCTCCTGTCGGCGAGGCGGATCACCTGGCGCGCGCTGATCCCGTTCGGGGCCGCCGGAGCCCTCCTGCTGTCCGCCTACTCGTGGGGCGCGGCCCTGTACCTCCCGCGCCTGTTCAACTCCTACGCGGACCGCTACGGCGTGGTCGGCGGTGTCTTCGCGATGCTGTCCGCACTCTTCTCGGCCATGTTCGTCCTGGTCGTGTCCGCCGCGCTGGGCCGTGAGACGGCGGACGAACTCGACCGGATCCGGCAGCACCGGCAGCCGTCCGAGCACGAGGTCCGGCAGGAGTGGGCGGCCATGGTGGAGCAGACGCGTTCCCGCTGGCGCAGGGCCCGCGCGGACGTCTCCCGCCACCGCAGGAGACGCTCCACCTCGTGA
- a CDS encoding DUF2252 domain-containing protein, which produces MTPITAHAALSPAERAAYGKAARERAPRSGHGRFETDRERPDPVEVLEGQSATRVPELVPIRYGRMLESPFRFYRGAAALMAMDLWSLPATELTVQLCGDAHLLNFRLLASPERHLVFDVNDFDETLAGPFEWDVKRLAASFAIAGRHNGFSAAEQDGAVHACVRAYRTRMREFAALPTLDVWYAQDDADRVRALLASSMSKRARRRTAEATAKARTRTHLQAFAKLTRVTAEGRRIAPDPPLVTPLRDLLTDPSDDRQEKVLRSVLEGYARTLSSERRFLLRRYRLVDMARKVVGVGSVGTRCWILLLLGNGDDDPLLLQAKEAQESVLAGPTADLGHENQGRRVVTGQRLMQTTSDIFLGWTHVVGLDGVGRDFYVRQLWDWKGIARPDTMDPDMLRLFAHLCGGGLARAHARSGDPVAIAAYLGGSDRFDRALAEFAQAYADQNERDAGALAAAAASGRVHATAM; this is translated from the coding sequence ATGACACCGATCACCGCGCACGCCGCTCTCTCGCCGGCCGAACGGGCCGCGTACGGCAAGGCCGCCCGCGAGCGTGCCCCGCGCTCCGGTCACGGCCGGTTCGAGACGGACCGCGAGCGGCCCGATCCGGTCGAGGTGCTGGAGGGCCAGTCGGCCACCCGGGTACCGGAGCTGGTGCCCATCCGCTACGGCCGGATGCTGGAGTCCCCGTTCCGCTTCTACCGGGGTGCCGCCGCCCTCATGGCCATGGACCTCTGGTCACTGCCGGCCACGGAGCTGACGGTCCAGTTGTGCGGAGACGCCCACCTGCTGAACTTCCGCCTGCTGGCCTCGCCCGAGCGGCATCTGGTCTTCGACGTCAACGACTTCGACGAGACTCTCGCCGGTCCCTTCGAATGGGACGTCAAACGCCTCGCGGCGTCCTTCGCGATCGCCGGCCGGCACAACGGCTTCTCCGCGGCCGAGCAGGACGGCGCCGTCCACGCGTGCGTGCGCGCCTACCGCACCCGCATGCGGGAGTTCGCCGCCCTGCCCACCCTGGACGTCTGGTACGCCCAGGACGACGCCGACCGGGTACGCGCCCTGCTCGCCTCGTCGATGAGCAAGCGCGCCCGGCGCCGCACCGCGGAGGCGACGGCGAAGGCCCGCACGCGCACCCATCTCCAGGCGTTCGCCAAACTCACCCGGGTCACGGCCGAGGGACGGCGGATCGCCCCCGACCCGCCGCTCGTCACCCCGCTCCGGGACCTGCTGACCGACCCGTCCGACGACCGGCAGGAAAAGGTCCTGCGCAGCGTGCTGGAGGGGTACGCGCGGACCCTGTCCTCGGAGCGCAGGTTCCTGCTGCGCCGCTACCGGCTGGTCGACATGGCCCGCAAGGTGGTGGGAGTCGGCAGCGTCGGCACGCGCTGCTGGATCCTGCTCCTGCTCGGCAACGGGGACGACGACCCGCTGCTGCTCCAGGCCAAGGAGGCGCAGGAGTCGGTCCTGGCCGGGCCCACGGCCGACCTCGGCCACGAGAACCAGGGCCGCCGCGTGGTGACCGGACAGCGGCTCATGCAGACCACCAGTGACATCTTCCTCGGCTGGACCCATGTGGTGGGCCTCGACGGCGTCGGCCGGGACTTCTACGTCCGCCAGCTGTGGGACTGGAAGGGCATCGCGCGGCCGGACACGATGGACCCGGACATGCTCCGCCTCTTCGCCCACCTGTGCGGGGGCGGGCTCGCCCGGGCCCACGCCCGCTCCGGCGACCCCGTCGCGATCGCCGCCTACCTCGGCGGCAGCGACCGCTTCGACCGCGCCCTCGCCGAGTTCGCCCAGGCCTACGCCGACCAGAACGAGCGGGACGCGGGCGCGCTGGCCGCGGCCGCCGCCTCGGGCCGGGTCCACGCGACCGCGATGTGA
- a CDS encoding potassium channel family protein: MSDRYAARKRAPDGAVTASPPASSAHPGRPAAVVALLRAALLAAALVTAYYLLPLDRAGRGGTTAVLVCGLLAVAAVFAWEVRTIMRSPHPRVKAVEALTATLALYLVLFAGTYYLMEGSTAGSFSEPLTKTDALYFTLTTFTTVGYGDISARSQTARVVTMFQMAGGLALVGVAARILAYAVQTGVRRQEGRAAARDDGGSEPEGPP, from the coding sequence ATGAGTGACCGATACGCCGCCCGGAAGCGGGCGCCCGACGGGGCGGTGACGGCCTCCCCGCCGGCCTCGTCCGCGCACCCCGGCCGGCCGGCGGCCGTGGTCGCCCTGCTGCGGGCCGCTCTGCTCGCGGCCGCCCTGGTCACCGCCTACTACCTGCTGCCCCTGGACCGGGCCGGACGAGGCGGCACCACCGCGGTCCTCGTGTGCGGACTTCTCGCCGTGGCCGCCGTCTTCGCCTGGGAGGTGCGGACCATCATGCGGTCGCCGCACCCCCGCGTGAAGGCCGTCGAGGCGCTGACCGCCACCCTGGCGCTGTACCTGGTCCTCTTCGCCGGCACGTACTACCTGATGGAGGGGTCCACCGCCGGCTCCTTCAGCGAACCACTGACCAAGACCGACGCCCTGTACTTCACGCTGACGACGTTCACCACCGTCGGATACGGGGACATCAGCGCCCGTTCGCAGACCGCGCGCGTGGTGACGATGTTCCAGATGGCCGGCGGGCTGGCGCTGGTCGGTGTCGCGGCGCGGATCCTCGCCTACGCCGTGCAGACGGGCGTACGGCGCCAGGAGGGCCGGGCGGCGGCGCGGGACGACGGCGGAAGCGAACCGGAGGGACCGCCATGA
- a CDS encoding SHOCT domain-containing protein: MELAYDYPLLSTFWTMLWFFLWIMWFVLLFRIIGDIFRDDDLSGWGKTGWMVFVLVLPFLGAFVYVIARGRSMGHREIAHARAQQAELDSYIRKTAGDGGPRTSTDELARLADLRAGGQITDEEFRRAKDLVLSETRTPVGAGASTASEPR; the protein is encoded by the coding sequence ATGGAACTCGCCTACGACTACCCGCTCCTGAGCACGTTCTGGACCATGCTGTGGTTCTTCCTGTGGATCATGTGGTTCGTGCTGCTCTTCCGGATCATCGGCGACATCTTCCGCGACGACGACCTGAGCGGTTGGGGCAAGACCGGCTGGATGGTCTTCGTCCTGGTGCTGCCCTTCCTCGGTGCCTTCGTCTACGTCATCGCCCGCGGCCGGAGCATGGGCCACCGCGAGATCGCCCACGCCCGCGCCCAGCAGGCGGAACTCGACTCCTACATCAGGAAGACGGCCGGTGACGGCGGTCCCCGCACGAGCACCGACGAGCTGGCCAGGCTGGCCGACCTGCGCGCCGGCGGACAGATCACGGACGAGGAGTTCCGCCGCGCCAAGGACCTCGTCCTGAGCGAGACCCGCACTCCCGTCGGCGCCGGGGCGTCGACCGCGTCCGAACCCCGCTGA
- a CDS encoding helix-turn-helix domain-containing protein: protein MTVRKGRTGRWAQAPRTAIAESQARRSTGVSSPSPDDGSVRPAARSGRRRRLGPLPGEEPAFLLRTAPRARGPCAVGDERRRRILDAAVDHFAQWGFHASSPARIAKSVGVTQGGLLHHFRGQEDLLAYRPSTVRGAATARTAPTARRAPVWARVHQTPAAASASAATPSRSHRTPRRPAVTRGTRTQPRSARSKARAVRTAVRSAAGGPGRGAGPAGRVGGLTAGVLPDRRSRSSCAASRPGLTRRRPAGRRSRRGSPPCGRRRGPR, encoded by the coding sequence GTGACCGTCAGGAAAGGACGGACGGGCCGGTGGGCTCAGGCGCCTCGCACAGCAATTGCAGAGAGCCAGGCCCGCAGATCGACGGGGGTGTCGAGCCCATCGCCTGACGACGGAAGCGTCCGGCCTGCCGCCCGGAGCGGGCGCCGCCGACGGCTCGGACCGCTGCCCGGTGAGGAACCAGCATTCCTCCTTCGCACCGCTCCCAGGGCCCGCGGCCCCTGCGCCGTCGGCGACGAGCGCCGCCGGCGCATCCTCGACGCGGCCGTGGACCACTTCGCGCAGTGGGGATTCCACGCCTCCTCCCCGGCCCGGATCGCGAAGTCCGTCGGCGTCACCCAGGGCGGGCTGCTGCACCACTTCCGCGGCCAGGAGGACCTGCTGGCGTACAGGCCCAGCACGGTGAGGGGCGCCGCCACCGCCAGGACCGCTCCGACGGCGCGGAGGGCACCGGTGTGGGCCAGGGTCCACCAGACACCCGCGGCGGCCAGTGCCAGTGCGGCCACGCCGAGCAGGAGCCACAGGACGCCGCGCAGACCGGCGGTGACGAGAGGGACCAGGACGCAGCCGAGGAGCGCGAGGAGTAAGGCGCGCGCCGTCCGGACGGCGGTCCGGTCGGCGGCGGGCGGGCCCGGCCGAGGAGCCGGGCCCGCCGGCCGGGTGGGCGGTCTCACCGCCGGCGTCCTCCCGGACCGAAGGTCCCGGTCCTCGTGCGCGGCGTCCCGGCCGGGACTCACCCGCCGCCGCCCGGCAGGTCGCCGTAGTCGTCGCGGAAGTCCTCCTTGCGGGCGACGCAGAGGGCCCAGATGA